The following are encoded in a window of SAR324 cluster bacterium genomic DNA:
- a CDS encoding NrtA/SsuA/CpmA family ABC transporter substrate-binding protein, with amino-acid sequence MSKSKSLLIAGIMTGMLLAVFLWNQKHSEPEHTEIIQEQPLRFGVFRGDAGALAWVAQDQGYFVKHQVSVDFQSYTTGKRTLSDVQTGQLDLATSSEFVFVNQTLTPTDLQIVGNIATFRTHNLIVRNDRNIQQPSDLKGKKIGLIKGTGGEFGLNRFLIRNGLSGNDLDLIDLPASQLEHKLETGEMDAVMTWQPVGYQILQKMGDQVSVMKGTNEQEFYFVLVARQDWIVKHVEELHRVLYALNDAENFIRLHPDEFRKILARQFELTDDYITDLSGRSQYTLDMPQALILAMEDEAQWLMESNPDAGMVLPNYLKMISLDAMQQVKPEAITLIR; translated from the coding sequence ATGTCAAAATCTAAAAGTCTGCTCATCGCTGGAATCATGACAGGAATGTTATTGGCTGTTTTCCTGTGGAATCAAAAACATTCTGAACCGGAACACACCGAAATCATTCAGGAACAACCCCTGCGCTTTGGTGTTTTTAGAGGGGATGCTGGTGCATTGGCCTGGGTAGCACAGGATCAGGGATATTTTGTCAAACATCAGGTCAGTGTGGATTTTCAGTCTTATACGACTGGCAAACGGACATTGAGTGATGTGCAGACAGGACAACTGGACTTGGCAACCAGTTCTGAATTTGTGTTTGTCAATCAAACCTTAACGCCGACTGATTTACAAATTGTGGGCAATATTGCCACTTTCAGGACGCATAATCTGATTGTTCGTAATGACCGGAATATTCAGCAGCCATCAGATCTTAAAGGAAAAAAAATTGGTTTGATCAAGGGGACTGGCGGAGAATTCGGACTGAACCGTTTTTTAATCCGTAATGGATTATCAGGCAACGATCTTGATTTGATTGATCTGCCAGCCTCACAGTTGGAACACAAACTGGAAACCGGAGAAATGGATGCTGTGATGACATGGCAACCCGTTGGTTACCAGATTTTGCAAAAAATGGGTGATCAGGTAAGTGTCATGAAAGGCACCAATGAACAGGAATTTTATTTTGTATTGGTCGCCCGTCAAGACTGGATTGTTAAGCATGTTGAAGAACTGCACCGGGTATTGTATGCACTGAATGACGCAGAAAATTTTATAAGACTGCACCCCGATGAATTCAGGAAAATTCTGGCACGACAGTTTGAACTCACCGATGATTATATCACCGATTTGAGTGGAAGGTCCCAGTACACATTGGATATGCCGCAAGCATTGATTCTGGCCATGGAAGATGAGGCACAGTGGCTGATGGAAAGCAATCCGGATGCGGGAATGGTTCTTCCCAATTATCTGAAAATGATCTCTCTGGATGCCATGCAGCAAGTTAAACCGGAAGCCATCACTCTCATTCGATAA
- a CDS encoding type II toxin-antitoxin system VapC family toxin, whose translation MLRIYVDTSVFGGMFDEEFSDISQRFFKQVSEGRFKLVTSAVVQQELEPAPEKVKQLFQKMLPLADIVSIEREALELQQAYITEGVVTATSALDALHVALATVNGCDLIISWNFKHIVHFDKIPMYNAVNTLKNFGHIDIYSPREVIHYEEDI comes from the coding sequence ATATTGCGAATCTACGTGGATACATCTGTTTTCGGGGGAATGTTTGATGAAGAGTTTTCCGACATTAGCCAACGGTTTTTTAAGCAGGTGAGTGAAGGTCGATTCAAATTGGTTACTTCAGCAGTAGTTCAACAAGAACTGGAACCTGCTCCTGAAAAAGTGAAACAGCTATTTCAGAAAATGTTGCCATTAGCAGACATTGTCAGCATCGAACGAGAAGCGTTAGAATTGCAGCAAGCATACATTACAGAAGGAGTCGTCACTGCAACATCTGCTCTGGACGCGCTTCATGTTGCTTTAGCGACGGTGAACGGTTGTGATCTGATAATTAGTTGGAACTTCAAACATATTGTACATTTTGACAAGATTCCGATGTATAATGCCGTCAATACACTGAAAAACTTTGGGCACATTGACATATATTCGCCAAGGGAGGTGATTCACTATGAAGAAGATATTTGA
- a CDS encoding fused response regulator/phosphatase produces MEQQTVIRVLLVDDSEDDCFITRMLVEDIHETLIELQWCATFEQALVTSCQAPHDICLIDYQLGSRTGIELFQAMLANDYDKPVIFLTGQGDESIAVNAMKMGVQDYLIKGQITSASLYRAMLNAIEKSTMLRKIEDHQRELYAVNLKMMADLEQARSLQQAILPHSFIQFPRATVATRFIPVEKVGGDFYDVLLLPEDKIGIMIADVTGHGVSAAMLSFMIYGLFKTFAFENSSPARTLQRLNDALYQKIPDEKFATLFYAIYDPHRQSLFYASAGHPPGVYIRSRQPDVELLDRHGALLGIIPSDLARFEDAQIPFYPGDKLVLFTDGLLEIENEKHEIFGLKRCKNLLSTAYDRSITDIMETLLTHAMEFSGNTELNDDLTMVGIEACDSE; encoded by the coding sequence ATGGAACAACAAACGGTAATTCGAGTTCTGCTGGTTGATGATTCCGAAGATGACTGTTTCATCACCCGGATGCTTGTTGAGGATATTCATGAGACGCTGATAGAACTTCAATGGTGTGCCACGTTCGAGCAGGCTCTCGTAACATCCTGTCAGGCTCCGCATGACATCTGCCTGATTGATTATCAATTAGGTTCCCGCACCGGAATAGAACTTTTCCAGGCCATGCTGGCCAACGACTATGATAAACCTGTTATTTTTCTTACAGGACAGGGCGATGAATCCATTGCGGTCAATGCCATGAAGATGGGAGTTCAGGACTATCTGATCAAAGGGCAGATCACATCCGCATCTCTGTATCGTGCCATGCTGAATGCCATCGAAAAATCAACCATGTTACGAAAAATTGAGGATCACCAGCGCGAGTTGTATGCGGTCAATCTCAAAATGATGGCGGATCTTGAACAAGCACGCTCCCTGCAACAGGCCATATTACCTCATTCCTTCATTCAATTTCCCCGCGCGACTGTTGCCACCCGATTCATTCCGGTAGAAAAGGTTGGTGGTGATTTTTATGATGTGCTGTTATTGCCTGAAGATAAAATTGGAATCATGATCGCTGATGTAACAGGTCATGGGGTTTCGGCTGCCATGCTGTCTTTCATGATATATGGATTGTTCAAAACGTTTGCTTTTGAAAATAGTTCACCCGCCAGAACCTTACAGCGCCTCAATGACGCGCTGTATCAAAAAATTCCGGATGAAAAGTTCGCGACACTATTCTATGCCATCTATGATCCCCACCGGCAATCATTGTTCTATGCGTCGGCAGGCCACCCTCCTGGCGTATACATCAGATCCAGACAACCTGATGTGGAACTTCTGGATCGTCATGGCGCACTCCTGGGAATTATTCCTTCAGATCTGGCCCGTTTCGAGGATGCCCAAATCCCTTTTTATCCGGGAGACAAGTTGGTGCTGTTTACGGATGGGTTACTGGAAATAGAAAATGAAAAACATGAAATTTTTGGCTTAAAACGCTGCAAGAACCTGCTGAGCACCGCTTATGATCGCTCCATCACAGACATCATGGAGACCCTGCTGACTCATGCGATGGAATTTTCTGGAAATACCGAGTTGAACGACGATCTCACCATGGTTGGGATTGAGGCGTGTGACTCAGAATAG
- a CDS encoding HAMP domain-containing protein has protein sequence MTIKLRSWLNALFIVLFCIFSFGLFSLSFEQSNKIIRHQGTMHQLTRGILELNLLSRDYLDNPVERAFQQWHQRYDSIILLIDTIEAGNEEERYLINSTRSSFEEVLRTFTELVEFERQPNSDHEHFSHSDRVKIMTSRLSIRALQLMSSIQHLSGVIQNRLLTRKNQIHNTLLISFMVGGGILIMVVIKFNRYLLKAITGFQQGVRIIGKGDLDHRIRLESHDELGNLANDFNQMTFQLRTVRESLQDEIQAHTVAEQRAEEYARQVVQKNEELSEYAFLIAHDIQEPIRSMTGFIQILQRRNESRMDEGSKELISRAVKAGERMKRLVNDLLKTASISSEDDSRFESFSVNELLKEITDEIKPLIEQHQAHIQQDLLPRISGNREQWRQLLLNLLDNTIKFRSDQSPEIRISAIFLESHEWQFSIADNGIGIPQEYLETVFQMFKRLHPRTRYEGSGVGLTIAKRIVVAHGGRIWAESRVGEGTTIFWTIPLTQVA, from the coding sequence ATGACCATCAAACTCAGATCCTGGCTCAACGCTTTGTTTATCGTGCTTTTTTGTATCTTTTCGTTTGGATTGTTCTCTTTGTCTTTTGAGCAGTCCAACAAAATCATACGCCACCAAGGCACCATGCACCAGTTGACACGAGGAATTCTGGAATTGAATCTGCTGTCCCGTGACTATCTGGATAATCCGGTGGAACGGGCATTTCAGCAGTGGCATCAGCGTTATGACTCAATTATACTGTTGATTGACACCATTGAAGCGGGAAATGAAGAAGAGCGATATCTGATCAACAGCACACGTTCGTCCTTCGAGGAGGTACTTCGAACCTTCACGGAACTGGTGGAATTTGAGCGGCAACCGAACTCAGACCATGAACATTTCAGCCATTCTGATCGGGTAAAGATCATGACTTCCCGGTTGTCCATCCGCGCCTTGCAATTGATGTCCAGCATCCAGCACTTGTCCGGCGTCATTCAAAATCGTCTTTTGACACGTAAGAATCAGATTCACAACACCCTGCTGATTTCTTTTATGGTCGGCGGAGGTATTCTGATCATGGTGGTCATTAAATTCAATCGTTATCTGCTGAAAGCCATTACCGGTTTTCAGCAGGGTGTCCGGATCATCGGCAAGGGAGATCTGGATCATCGGATCAGGCTGGAAAGCCATGATGAACTGGGCAACCTCGCCAACGATTTCAACCAGATGACGTTTCAGTTGAGGACTGTCCGTGAATCCTTGCAGGATGAGATTCAGGCACATACAGTGGCGGAACAGCGGGCTGAAGAATACGCACGGCAGGTGGTGCAGAAAAATGAGGAACTGAGTGAGTACGCGTTTTTGATTGCTCATGATATTCAGGAACCCATACGCTCCATGACAGGATTCATCCAGATTCTTCAGCGCCGTAATGAATCGCGAATGGATGAAGGCTCAAAAGAATTGATTTCACGGGCGGTCAAGGCTGGCGAACGGATGAAACGGCTGGTCAACGACCTGTTAAAAACAGCATCCATCTCATCGGAGGATGATTCGCGCTTTGAAAGTTTTTCTGTCAATGAGTTGCTGAAAGAAATCACCGATGAAATCAAACCACTGATTGAACAACACCAGGCTCACATTCAACAGGATCTGTTACCCCGGATCAGCGGAAATCGCGAACAATGGCGGCAACTGCTGCTGAATCTGCTCGACAACACCATCAAATTCCGGAGTGACCAGTCTCCGGAAATTCGCATTTCCGCAATATTTCTGGAGTCTCACGAATGGCAGTTTTCTATTGCTGACAATGGAATCGGGATTCCTCAGGAGTACCTGGAAACAGTGTTTCAGATGTTCAAACGCCTTCATCCCCGTACCCGGTATGAAGGTTCAGGAGTCGGCCTGACCATCGCCAAAAGGATTGTTGTCGCGCATGGAGGGCGCATCTGGGCTGAATCAAGGGTGGGAGAAGGCACAACCATTTTCTGGACTATTCCACTGACTCAGGTGGCATGA
- a CDS encoding response regulator, giving the protein MHTESMGQPVELLLVEDNPDDVFLAQEALKEGKIKNNLHVVNDGESALRFLRKENPYQDAVLPDLVLLDLNLPGIDGRQVLKQIREDPRFTELPVIVLTTSESADDIHRMYKLHVNSYIVKPVDFEQFIKVIKSIENFWLTFVKLPTRT; this is encoded by the coding sequence ATGCATACAGAATCTATGGGTCAACCTGTCGAACTGCTGCTGGTGGAAGACAACCCGGATGATGTGTTTCTGGCTCAGGAAGCACTCAAGGAAGGCAAAATTAAAAATAACCTGCATGTGGTGAACGATGGTGAAAGCGCTCTCAGATTTTTAAGAAAAGAAAATCCATACCAGGATGCCGTTTTGCCTGATCTGGTATTGCTTGATCTCAATCTTCCGGGAATTGACGGCCGTCAGGTACTCAAACAGATACGTGAAGATCCAAGGTTTACAGAATTGCCGGTTATTGTCCTGACAACCTCAGAAAGTGCCGATGACATCCACCGGATGTATAAACTGCATGTCAACAGCTACATCGTCAAACCGGTAGATTTTGAACAGTTCATCAAGGTGATCAAAAGTATTGAGAATTTCTGGCTGACATTTGTCAAACTCCCTACCCGCACCTGA
- a CDS encoding response regulator: MDSGIPSRIIGDPTRLRQILFNLLGNAVKFTATGEVKLLIELIDEKISSESEWCQLHFRVMDTGIGISPDKQSKIFQNFYQADSAITRQYGGSGLGLAICKRLVTLMGGTIDFKSTPGTGSEFFFSLKFKVDKEASPSSTQKSSVHVNHLTHPEAIHTAHPFHTLIVDDSLDNRIIIERFLEIMGGTVDLAENGQEGVTLFQKNHYDLVLIDMQMPVLDGYSATRQIRQWEQSQKKTPTTILALTAHAFKEELQKCLDAGCDSYLIKPLTYETAKSIILSALGRHTPPKTGTSTSAIAEDVTVYQVAIPRMLAPIMPKILESKRNQCQELRNALEQKDFEAIRKLGHKIRGSHNLDKVNAQGRSLENCPSDDVEIFTGMIDELEDFLTHVAFTVIKD; this comes from the coding sequence ATGGATTCCGGCATTCCTTCCCGGATTATCGGTGATCCCACACGTCTGCGCCAGATTCTGTTCAATCTGCTGGGAAATGCCGTAAAATTTACCGCTACTGGCGAGGTGAAACTGTTGATTGAGTTGATTGATGAAAAAATTTCATCTGAATCAGAATGGTGTCAACTCCACTTTCGTGTCATGGATACCGGCATTGGTATTTCACCTGATAAGCAGTCGAAAATATTCCAGAATTTCTACCAGGCGGATTCCGCGATTACCCGACAATATGGTGGTTCAGGCCTGGGCTTAGCCATTTGCAAACGTCTGGTCACACTGATGGGAGGAACCATTGATTTTAAAAGTACTCCGGGGACAGGAAGTGAGTTTTTCTTTTCATTGAAATTCAAGGTCGATAAAGAGGCCTCTCCGTCAAGCACACAAAAATCGTCGGTGCATGTGAACCACCTCACACACCCCGAAGCAATCCACACAGCCCATCCATTTCATACCCTGATTGTAGACGATTCACTCGATAACAGAATCATCATTGAACGTTTTCTGGAAATCATGGGAGGAACCGTGGATCTGGCAGAAAATGGTCAGGAAGGAGTGACCTTATTTCAGAAAAATCATTATGATCTGGTGCTGATAGACATGCAAATGCCTGTGCTGGATGGATATTCAGCAACCCGACAGATCCGGCAATGGGAACAGTCACAGAAAAAAACACCGACAACGATTCTGGCGTTGACCGCCCATGCATTTAAAGAGGAATTACAAAAATGTCTGGATGCCGGTTGTGACAGCTATTTGATCAAACCGCTGACGTATGAAACCGCAAAGAGCATTATTCTATCCGCATTGGGGCGACATACGCCTCCGAAAACAGGGACCTCTACGTCCGCAATAGCCGAAGACGTGACTGTATATCAAGTCGCAATCCCAAGGATGCTGGCACCCATCATGCCCAAAATCCTCGAGAGTAAACGCAATCAGTGTCAGGAACTCAGGAACGCGCTGGAGCAAAAAGATTTTGAGGCCATCCGCAAACTGGGACACAAAATCAGAGGCTCTCATAATCTGGACAAGGTGAATGCGCAGGGACGGTCTCTGGAAAACTGTCCGTCAGACGATGTGGAAATCTTTACCGGAATGATTGACGAACTTGAGGATTTCCTGACGCATGTCGCGTTTACCGTAATTAAAGATTGA
- a CDS encoding PAS domain-containing protein: MTGIRTWWLNMTIKKKLVLSVALVHAVLMSFFVQDLFFRQKAFLYHQSVERTLSLCRSLAASSVPWVLSSDLAGLSEIVQSYQFYKDISFIILTDMDGKIMAHSETALIGKYLSDQVSLDLIQHGKELTVIRDDEHFIEMGFPILRDTDIIGWARVRRNRDQYQQALNDILVDGLVFSLVAILVGVFCAYGLSRSLTQRLHHLVHVVEATFSGRRDTRADTGQQDELGILASGFNRMLDQLVQEEHKQSLLKQDLEILNQQLEQGIEKRTRELFEARTDVQIADKKLREQNIYLESILANIPSMVFVKEAQSLRFVHFNKEGEYLLGYNREELIGKNDYDFFPKEQADFFTAKDREILEKGELLDIAEEPIQTRHKGLRILHTRKVTIPDEAGNPKLLLGISEDITERKTAETQMAHYANRLEQSNKALTEFAYIASHDLKEPVRVMMNLLQLFLQRYQSALEPNAIEILKRADAAGLRMMDLINSLLTYSRIDTQQQPFRLTDLNKTLKNVLSSLQLLIQEHQAKITHDALPSVQVDAQQWEQLLQNLLGNAVKFHGETTPQIHLGVQEHEDHWIFSIADNGIGIAPEHFETIFGMFKRLHGRTEYEGSGIGLSVCKKIVERHGGTIKVESQAGQGTTFYWTLPKNNLN; encoded by the coding sequence ATGACAGGAATCAGAACATGGTGGCTGAACATGACCATCAAAAAGAAACTGGTGCTCAGTGTCGCACTGGTTCATGCGGTGCTCATGAGTTTTTTTGTGCAGGATCTTTTTTTCCGGCAAAAAGCGTTTCTGTATCATCAAAGTGTGGAACGCACCCTCAGTTTATGCCGTTCATTGGCCGCAAGCAGTGTTCCGTGGGTGTTATCCAGCGATCTGGCAGGATTGTCAGAAATTGTGCAATCCTATCAGTTTTACAAGGATATCAGTTTTATCATACTGACGGACATGGATGGAAAAATTATGGCCCATTCTGAAACGGCATTGATCGGTAAATATTTGAGTGATCAGGTCAGTCTGGATTTGATTCAGCATGGAAAAGAACTCACCGTGATCCGCGATGACGAGCATTTTATTGAAATGGGGTTCCCCATTTTGAGAGATACCGACATCATCGGATGGGCCCGTGTGCGCAGAAACAGGGATCAGTATCAACAGGCTCTGAATGATATTTTAGTGGATGGTCTTGTGTTTTCGCTGGTTGCCATTCTGGTGGGGGTGTTCTGTGCCTATGGGCTTTCAAGATCGCTGACTCAACGGTTACACCACCTGGTGCATGTGGTCGAAGCCACATTTTCAGGCAGAAGAGACACCAGAGCGGATACGGGACAACAGGATGAACTGGGCATTCTTGCGTCAGGTTTTAACCGCATGCTGGATCAGCTTGTTCAGGAAGAACACAAACAGAGTCTTCTCAAACAGGATCTGGAAATTCTGAATCAGCAGTTGGAACAGGGCATTGAAAAACGGACACGGGAATTGTTTGAGGCCAGAACAGATGTGCAAATTGCCGATAAGAAACTGCGGGAACAGAATATTTATCTCGAATCCATTCTGGCGAACATCCCGTCCATGGTATTTGTCAAGGAAGCCCAATCGCTCAGGTTTGTCCATTTCAACAAGGAGGGGGAATATCTTCTGGGCTATAACCGGGAAGAACTGATCGGAAAAAACGATTATGATTTTTTCCCGAAGGAACAGGCGGATTTTTTCACAGCAAAAGATCGTGAAATTCTGGAAAAAGGCGAGCTTCTGGATATTGCCGAAGAACCCATTCAAACCAGACACAAGGGACTCCGTATTCTGCACACCAGGAAAGTGACCATTCCTGATGAAGCAGGCAATCCGAAACTGCTACTGGGCATTTCTGAAGATATCACCGAACGTAAAACAGCAGAGACTCAAATGGCTCATTACGCCAACAGACTGGAGCAAAGCAACAAGGCACTGACAGAATTTGCCTACATTGCTTCTCATGATCTCAAGGAACCAGTGAGAGTCATGATGAATTTACTTCAGTTATTTCTTCAGCGTTATCAGTCGGCACTGGAGCCTAACGCCATTGAGATCCTGAAACGGGCGGATGCCGCGGGGTTGAGGATGATGGATCTGATTAATTCCTTGCTGACGTATTCACGGATAGACACTCAGCAGCAACCCTTTCGGCTTACAGACCTGAATAAAACCCTGAAAAATGTTTTGTCATCGCTCCAGTTGCTGATTCAGGAACATCAGGCAAAGATCACCCATGATGCCTTGCCTTCAGTTCAGGTGGACGCCCAGCAATGGGAACAGCTTCTCCAGAATCTGCTGGGAAATGCCGTTAAATTTCATGGAGAAACAACACCCCAAATTCATCTGGGCGTTCAGGAACATGAAGACCACTGGATATTTTCCATTGCGGATAATGGAATCGGAATTGCGCCGGAGCATTTTGAAACCATTTTTGGAATGTTCAAACGCCTTCATGGCCGCACGGAATATGAAGGCAGCGGCATCGGCCTGAGTGTTTGTAAAAAAATCGTTGAACGTCATGGCGGAACAATCAAAGTGGAATCCCAAGCGGGGCAAGGGACTACGTTTTACTGGACACTGCCCAAAAACAATCTGAATTGA